One window of Candidatus Methylocalor cossyra genomic DNA carries:
- a CDS encoding c-type cytochrome, translating to MGWSERLPALALALLLAACERDMADQRKYQPLEAASIFPNGQSAQLPPEGTVARETALELSEDRPPGPPTLDRLQRGRERYDIFCAPCHGRVGDGRGMVPERGFPAPPSYHSERLRSAPDRHFYEVMSRGFGAMYPYADRIAPEDRWAIVAYIRALQLSQHATLKDAREAGVAEPLERQP from the coding sequence GTGGGGTGGAGTGAACGGCTGCCGGCCCTGGCCCTCGCCCTGCTGCTCGCGGCCTGCGAACGGGACATGGCCGATCAGCGCAAATACCAACCCCTGGAGGCCGCTTCCATCTTCCCCAACGGCCAGTCCGCCCAGCTCCCCCCAGAAGGCACGGTGGCGCGGGAGACAGCCCTTGAGCTTAGCGAGGACCGCCCGCCCGGGCCGCCCACGCTCGACCGCTTGCAGCGCGGCCGGGAGCGCTACGACATCTTCTGCGCCCCCTGCCACGGCCGGGTCGGGGACGGCCGCGGCATGGTTCCCGAGCGCGGCTTCCCGGCGCCGCCGTCCTACCATTCCGAGCGTCTCCGCAGCGCCCCGGACCGGCATTTCTACGAGGTCATGAGCCGCGGGTTCGGGGCCATGTACCCCTATGCGGACCGCATCGCGCCCGAGGATCGCTGGGCGATCGTCGCCTACATCCGGGCCCTGCAGCTTAGCCAGCACGCCACCCTGAAGGACGCCCGCGAGGCGGGGGTGGCCGAGCCGCTGGAGCGACAGCCATGA
- the coxB gene encoding cytochrome c oxidase subunit II — translation MPGPDAHENIALLPQASTLAERVDGLFLFLVGLDALMVVVLFGLIIGFAAYYRRGARRERTSHLPQTTLEITWSTALLLVFLGIFAWSARLYVEELSPPKDALEIQGIGKQWMWKFEHRGGQREINELHLPLGVPVKLILASQDVIHSFFVPAFRVKQDVVPGRLQATWFVPSRLGRYHLFCAEYCGLDHSRMGGQVVVMEPRDYEAWLAGFGSADAPAAQGEKLFAQFGCSGCHGAGSRVLAPSLAGIFGKTVPLADGSTVTVDENYLRTSILFPDQQVVAGYQPIMPSFAGRLDEAELLKLIAYLRSLSRPDRAGSGPALPPPGPRVSP, via the coding sequence ATGCCCGGACCGGACGCCCACGAGAATATCGCCCTGCTGCCCCAGGCCTCGACCCTGGCCGAGCGGGTGGACGGCCTGTTCCTGTTCCTGGTCGGGCTGGATGCCCTGATGGTGGTGGTGCTGTTCGGCCTGATCATCGGCTTTGCCGCCTACTACCGACGCGGCGCCCGGCGCGAGCGGACGTCCCATCTGCCCCAGACCACCCTGGAAATCACCTGGAGCACGGCGTTGCTGCTGGTGTTCCTGGGGATCTTCGCCTGGTCGGCGCGGCTGTATGTGGAGGAATTAAGTCCGCCCAAGGATGCCCTGGAGATTCAGGGCATCGGCAAGCAGTGGATGTGGAAGTTTGAGCACCGGGGCGGGCAGCGTGAAATCAACGAACTGCACCTGCCTTTGGGCGTGCCGGTAAAGCTGATCCTGGCCTCCCAGGACGTGATCCACAGCTTTTTTGTCCCGGCCTTCCGGGTCAAGCAGGACGTGGTGCCGGGACGATTGCAGGCGACCTGGTTCGTACCCAGCCGGCTCGGTCGCTACCACCTGTTCTGCGCCGAATATTGCGGGTTGGACCATTCCCGCATGGGGGGCCAGGTGGTGGTGATGGAACCGCGGGACTACGAGGCCTGGTTGGCCGGCTTCGGCAGCGCCGACGCCCCGGCGGCCCAGGGTGAGAAGCTATTCGCCCAGTTCGGCTGTAGCGGCTGCCACGGTGCCGGCAGCCGGGTGCTAGCCCCCTCCCTGGCCGGCATTTTCGGCAAGACGGTGCCCCTCGCCGACGGTTCCACCGTCACCGTGGACGAGAACTACCTGCGCACCTCCATCCTGTTTCCGGACCAACAGGTCGTGGCCGGCTACCAGCCCATCATGCCCAGCTTCGCCGGACGGCTGGACGAAGCCGAATTGCTGAAGCTGATCGCCTACCTTCGGTCCTTGTCCAGACCCGACCGGGCCGGGAGCGGGCCCGCCTTGCCGCCGCCGGGACCCCGCGTCAGCCCATAG
- a CDS encoding DUF3341 domain-containing protein, with translation MSSTERLGAEPLGGAAHPGGLHPALEPPGRVLLAEFASAEALLEAARRARAAGYQRLEAHTPFAVEGLDQALGIGPGRLPGLMLIFGLIGGISAFLLQIYLAALDYPLNAGGRPYFSWPPFLLLTFEFTVLGAALAGFFGFLGSSGLPRLHHPLFDLPAFERASQDRFFLAIEGSDGEPEAIRRFLEALRPEAVWEVGRGVE, from the coding sequence ATGAGTTCGACAGAGCGCCTGGGCGCGGAACCCTTGGGCGGGGCCGCCCATCCTGGGGGACTCCATCCCGCCCTGGAACCGCCCGGCCGGGTGCTGTTGGCGGAGTTCGCCAGCGCCGAGGCGTTGCTGGAGGCCGCCCGCCGCGCCCGCGCCGCCGGTTACCAGCGACTCGAGGCCCACACGCCGTTCGCCGTCGAGGGCCTAGACCAGGCCCTGGGCATAGGTCCCGGCCGGCTGCCGGGACTTATGCTGATCTTCGGGCTGATCGGCGGCATCTCGGCCTTCCTCTTGCAAATCTACCTCGCCGCCCTCGACTATCCCCTCAATGCCGGCGGGCGGCCCTATTTCAGCTGGCCGCCATTCCTTTTGCTGACCTTCGAATTCACCGTGCTAGGTGCCGCCCTGGCCGGGTTCTTCGGATTTCTGGGCAGCAGCGGACTGCCCCGCTTGCACCATCCGCTGTTCGATTTGCCGGCCTTCGAGCGGGCTAGTCAGGATCGCTTCTTTCTGGCCATCGAGGGGAGCGATGGCGAGCCGGAGGCCATCCGGCGCTTCCTGGAAGCCCTGCGGCCCGAGGCGGTGTGGGAGGTGGGCCGTGGGGTGGAGTGA
- a CDS encoding cytochrome c oxidase subunit 3 — MPYQSAIPTPPDTRERPLPQFDSLAQQHEADTLGMWVFLASEILFFGGLFTAYTVYRVSFPAGFAAASAHLELATGGVNTALLLTSSLTMTLADEAVTTGGRRQVALWLTITAALGTVFLLLKGLEWRDEFRHQLAPLFGRPFQFPGPHPEQARLFFSFYFALTGLHALHLFIGVVVLLVMLALTLGNAPRLDAKVIIAGLYWHLVDLIWVFVFPLLYLAAHHG; from the coding sequence ATGCCCTACCAAAGCGCGATTCCGACCCCGCCTGACACCCGGGAGCGGCCGCTCCCGCAGTTCGACAGCCTGGCGCAGCAGCACGAGGCGGACACCCTCGGGATGTGGGTGTTCCTGGCCTCGGAGATCCTGTTCTTCGGCGGGTTGTTCACTGCCTACACGGTGTACCGGGTGAGCTTTCCAGCCGGCTTTGCGGCCGCCAGCGCACACCTGGAGTTGGCCACCGGCGGCGTGAACACCGCCCTCCTGCTTACCAGCAGCCTGACCATGACCTTAGCGGACGAGGCCGTGACGACGGGTGGGCGGCGCCAGGTAGCCCTGTGGCTGACGATCACCGCGGCGCTGGGGACGGTTTTCCTGCTCCTCAAGGGCCTCGAGTGGCGGGACGAATTCCGCCATCAGCTCGCTCCGCTGTTCGGCCGCCCGTTCCAGTTCCCGGGACCCCACCCCGAGCAGGCCCGGCTGTTCTTCAGCTTCTATTTCGCCCTGACCGGACTGCACGCCCTGCATCTTTTCATCGGCGTGGTGGTGCTGCTGGTGATGCTGGCCCTCACCCTCGGCAACGCGCCGCGGCTGGACGCCAAGGTGATCATTGCCGGATTGTACTGGCACTTGGTGGACCTGATCTGGGTCTTCGTTTTTCCCCTCCTGTATTTGGCGGCCCATCATGGATAG
- the ctaD gene encoding cytochrome c oxidase subunit I has protein sequence MTSAPIPFPKNYLNRDYRLGSWLTTIDHKRIAWLYLVSITLFFFFGGAAATVMRLELATAPGDLVETETYNRLFSLHGIAMVWFFLVPSIPATLGNFLLPLMIGARDMAFPRLNLLSWYLYAIAGVLTLAMVIAGGVDTGWTFYTPYSSLFANGEVVLAVVGIIVAGFSSILTGLNFIVTVHKMRAPGMTWMRLPLFVWAQYATAVIMVLATPVLAITLLLIALERIFGIGVFDPKVGGDPVLFQHLFWFYSHPAVYIMILPGMGVVSEIITCFARKRIFGYDGMAFALLAIAFIGFLVWGHHLFVAGQSVYAGAVFSLLSFLVAVPSGIKVFNWAATLYQGSVSFETPMLYALGFVGLFTIGGLTGITVAATAVDVHVHDTYFVIAHFHYIMVGGMVTAYFGGLHFWWPKMTGRLYPDLWGRVAAITIFVGFNLTFFPQFILGYLGMPRRYHTYPDEFELLNALSSAGASILAVGYLLPLIYLGYSLRSGPVAGPNPWGARGLEWTTPSPPPEHNFDRVPIVTDEPYNYALPKRDSDPA, from the coding sequence ATGACCAGCGCCCCGATCCCGTTCCCGAAAAATTACCTCAACCGCGATTACCGCCTGGGGTCCTGGCTCACCACCATCGACCACAAGCGCATCGCCTGGCTGTACCTGGTGTCCATCACGCTGTTCTTCTTCTTCGGCGGGGCGGCGGCCACGGTGATGCGGTTGGAGCTCGCCACCGCGCCGGGGGATCTCGTCGAGACCGAGACCTACAACCGGCTGTTCAGCCTGCACGGAATCGCCATGGTGTGGTTCTTCCTGGTCCCCTCGATTCCGGCCACCCTGGGCAATTTCCTGTTACCTTTGATGATCGGGGCGCGGGACATGGCCTTCCCCCGGCTCAACCTGCTGAGCTGGTATTTGTACGCCATCGCCGGGGTGCTGACTTTGGCCATGGTGATCGCCGGGGGGGTGGATACCGGCTGGACCTTCTACACCCCCTACAGCAGCCTGTTCGCCAACGGCGAGGTGGTGCTGGCGGTGGTGGGCATCATCGTCGCTGGGTTTTCCTCCATCCTGACCGGCCTCAACTTCATCGTCACGGTGCACAAGATGCGGGCGCCGGGCATGACCTGGATGCGGCTGCCGCTGTTCGTCTGGGCCCAATACGCCACCGCGGTGATTATGGTGCTGGCCACGCCGGTCCTCGCCATCACGCTGCTGCTCATTGCCCTGGAGCGGATCTTCGGCATCGGGGTGTTCGATCCCAAGGTGGGCGGCGATCCGGTGCTGTTCCAGCACCTGTTTTGGTTCTACTCCCACCCTGCGGTTTACATCATGATCCTGCCGGGCATGGGGGTGGTGAGCGAGATCATCACCTGCTTCGCCCGCAAGCGCATCTTCGGCTACGATGGCATGGCCTTCGCCCTGCTGGCGATCGCCTTCATCGGCTTCCTGGTGTGGGGCCACCATTTGTTCGTGGCCGGGCAGTCGGTCTACGCCGGGGCGGTGTTCTCGCTGCTCAGCTTTCTGGTCGCGGTGCCATCGGGGATCAAGGTGTTCAACTGGGCGGCCACCCTCTACCAAGGCTCGGTGTCCTTCGAAACGCCCATGCTCTACGCCCTGGGCTTCGTGGGGCTGTTCACCATCGGCGGCCTCACCGGGATCACCGTGGCGGCGACGGCGGTGGACGTGCATGTCCACGACACCTATTTCGTCATCGCCCACTTCCACTACATCATGGTGGGGGGCATGGTCACCGCCTATTTCGGCGGCTTGCATTTCTGGTGGCCGAAGATGACCGGACGCCTGTATCCGGACCTCTGGGGCCGGGTCGCCGCCATCACCATCTTCGTCGGCTTCAATTTGACCTTCTTCCCCCAGTTCATCCTGGGCTATCTCGGCATGCCGCGCCGTTACCACACCTACCCGGACGAATTCGAGCTGCTCAACGCCCTGTCTTCGGCGGGGGCTTCCATTCTGGCGGTGGGCTACCTGCTGCCGCTCATCTACCTGGGCTATTCGCTGCGCTCGGGGCCCGTCGCCGGCCCCAATCCCTGGGGTGCCCGGGGCCTGGAATGGACTACCCCCTCGCCGCCTCCGGAGCACAACTTCGACCGGGTCCCCATCGTCACCGACGAGCCTTACAACTATGCCCTACCAAAGCGCGATTCCGACCCCGCCTGA